From the genome of Myxococcus xanthus:
CGTCAGCGCCTTTGCGGCTTCATTCGCCGGGCGGCCAACAAACAGCAACTGGCGACGTCTAGCCCGCGCGTTCATCGTGGCGATTGCCTCGCCAGTGTCTACCCCGGCCTCAAACTCGAAGTGGATGTCCGTGTGGAACTGAATCATGTCCGCCAGTTGGCGCACCTGCTCGACCAGCGTGACGGCCTTCACCAAGCGAGCGAGAGTTGCCCCTTCCTCGGTGTCGTACGGCTTGAAGACGATGAGGTGGAGCCGCGCACCCTGAAAGTGCACCCGGACGGCGGCGCCGTCCTGCTGCCTAAGCAATCGCTCGACCTGCCGCTGAAAGACGGTGAGGTGGCGAAGAAGCTTCTTTAGTTCGGCGGTATTCTCGCGTCGCGCCTCGAGCAAGCTTTGAAAGTTGGTGACGTCGAGATAGACGTGCACGCCCGTTACCGTCCGGGCCTGGCTCAGGCCGAGATTCTCAAGGTCCATTTCGCGTGTTAGGGGCCGCAGGTCGATATCGTCCATCTGCTCGTACGAATCCATCATCCGAGTGCGCGCCGCCTCTCGACTCCATGCCATGGCTGTCTCCAGGAACTACGTCGGGGGGCCAAGAACCACCAAAGCTCGGACCCAGGTGAAGATGGTAATGAGCGCTAACCCCAGTGCTACGAGAAAGGCTAGGAGCGCCAATTTGAGCCAATAGAACTTGCCGCTAACGAGCCGGGCAATCTTTAAGTTTTCAAATGCGTAGTCGGCGGCTTGAGCCTCCAGGGACAGAGTGCCAAGCAAATTGACGTATTCATTTGGACTTCCGAGGGGCGGTTGGAGCCTCTGGGGTAGCTTTTCAGACAGCCAAGCATAACGAAGAAGCCTGTCAATCCACATCACCCCTGGGGCCCCACTTGGTGGGGGGTACTTGTTCTCGGTGAAACTCAGTCGAGGGTAGAGGACCGCCACCGCTAAGCAGATCGAAATGGCGAGTGCCAAAATGAATATGCCTGCAGCCCAAAGGAACGTCACTAACCAGCCCGCTCCCGGGAGAGTCTCAATTGACTGAATCTTGTGAACGCATCTGGCGGCCGTGGCAGCTAGCTCTCCACCGACGAATGCAAGAACAAGGGCCTGAAGTGTCGCTAGTGTGGTTGCTTTCGCGTCCGCAACCTTCACCATATCCTGAAGGTTCTGATGTGTGGCCTGCGCGAAGCCGTGTGCAGCCTCCCAATCCGGGTTCTGGGGAGCAGGCAGCGGCGCCGGGTTTGCGGGGCGCTGAATTGGGTTAACGGTCATGTTCCAACCTGAACAGCGAATGAGGGTAGTGCTTGCTCGCCAGATGGGCGTCCACTTCCTTCCGGTAACTACTCTAATATGACTTGGTCACATTGGATCTTCCCCGAGGGGGATTTCCCTCGGGAACCGCTGGGGCCCAGAGGGAGATGACCAAGTAGTGCTAAAGATGCACGTCAATAACGGACACAGATGCCCTAAAGGGAGGGGTGCATTTCACCCCCTCCCTGGGGTTAATTCCTACTCTCTCCGTATCCCAAGTGCTTCGATGTTGGAGGTGTCCTGCCCGCACAGCAGGTTGTGCCTACACCTATTAGTCATAGCTACTCGAAGGAGGGCCCCCTGGAAGTGCGTCTGCAGCACAATTTTGTGGCGCACTACATCCAATAGGCGACAAGCCAGTGTGAAGGGCCCGTTCCGCCTGTCCCAGCTGGGTGTGGCTCCTATCCTGAGCACGCTCCGAGGGAGACCTGCCGCCTGCCCAGCAACCAACCGCAGCGTAAAGGGCTCAAATCACGAGGGGAGGGCTGCCCGCTCAGGATGAGAGCCACCCCTCCCCAGCTGCGCCACGAAGGTCAGGAACATGCGATTGCCAATATCGCGATGGCACTGGACCCTGGCGTCGACTTCCTCTTCACCTCAAGCGCTGGCCACGGCTTCGTCGGCGGCGAGCCAATGAATGGCGTGCCTTTCGCCATCACTCGTGCAATGTCGACGGGGATCGCGACCTACTACGCGCGTATGGCTCGCGCTAGATGCGATGCACATGGACCCAGGCGAGACCGTCTACTTCCTGTCGCGCAAGACTGGATGAAGTGGCTTCTGGCCATCGGCGACACACTGCCTCGAGTCATTCCTAATTGCGCTGTCCTGGCTTTGTGTCTTGAGTCCGAGAGCCTGAAGCGCCCTGCTCGCGCCCTCCGCCCGGGTGGCGGCTGCCTCATACCGGCCGGTGTAGCCGAAGGTGACGAGGTTCAACAGGCTGCCTTCCGCCATGGATGTCCCCTCCGCATGCTGCGAAAACAGTGAAGGTGGCAGTCCATGCTTCGCTCGAAAACTGCGCAGAAACCCCGGCCCTTGTCGCGCACGTGAGGCCGCGCGCATGGCGCGTGGCTTTTTGTCAGGGACCGGGGTAACGGACCGCGTCCGGGTCGGCCAAACGGATCGCTACTTCTGATCGATCAGGACTGGCCGCTTGCAGCCGATTGCTCTTTGCCGGCGCGCGGAGGGAGGGTCAAGGGCGCAGAACCTTTCAGGTTTCGGCGCAGCCGACCCTTGACGCTCCCGAGCACACTGGCTGGTCGGACTGCTCGGAACTGCGATCCGAGTAGGTGACCCGAGCGCGATCCGATAGGGCGGCCCATGACAGTCGTGACGGACTGCTGCGCGGGCCTCTGGACGGCTCAGCACGGGAGTCGGCGAACGCGGGCGCATCGTCGGGCCGTCTTCCTTGCCCCGAGGGTCCCCCCTCGGAGCCCCTGCGGCGCGCGGGTAAGGGCAGAGAGGCGGGGCAGGGGGCCGTGCCGAGGTCTCCGCCAATAGCTTCTGAGCGTCGTCTCGGAGAGTCCGCGCCACGTGACGAAATCGAGAATACCGAGTAACGGCCAGTGGCTTTTCGCTCTCTCGGTTAACAGGTGGCCTATTTCGGCCTTTTGAAAGAGGGAAATGACGTAATCCTGGAAGGTACGACATCGAAAGCCAGGGATTGTCAGAATCGGGTGCCCGCGGTGGTTAACTGCACCTGTTAACCACTCTCGGCCTCTCTCTCCCCAAAACGGGTGAAAGAGCGGTCCAGAGGGCCCAATCGGCGGCGGAGGAGAGGGGGCATCTCGCTCTGCGGGGTAGAGAGCCGAGAGCGCCCTCTTCATCACCGCGAGCCAGAATCCCTTGGGATTCAGCGGCTTAAGCACGAAGGCCCCGCGATATTCATCGCGAGGCCCGTGTTAAACAAAAAGGGCCCTACCAGTTGGTAGGGCCTTTCAAGAAGCTCGTCCGAATTGGAATCGCCACAAGCGAAGCAGGACATCCATGCACACAGACTCAACAGCAGCATCCGCTTGCTTCTCGCCATGCGCCCTCCAGGGTCGCATGCCAGCAGAACATGAAACTCCTGACACAGCCGCCACAAACCGCGTCCACGGCGCGCCATGTCCCTGGGATGCACGGCGGCCCTGATGTAGGGGTGACGACGCCTGGGGGGATATCTGGAGCACCGAATGCAGTGGAGAGCAGCGGTACTGACGGCCCTCCTGGTGGGGTGTGCCCCCACGTTGAAGCCGCCCGAGACAGCCCTTCCGAGCACCCCCGCCGCATCGCCCACCTCCGTGGTGACGGAGGACATCGACCGCTTCTGGGTAGCCCATGACGCGGCGATGGCGACCGAGGACGTGGCCAAGCGCGCCGCCATCATCCAGCGCCTCTACATCGACCCCGGCACTCCCGGGCTGCATGCGTTGATGCAGGCGCGCGACTACACCGCCCAGTCCTTCGCCGACGTCATCACCCGCTATCCCAAGTACTGGGCTTCCGTCCGCCCGCTGACCTCGCACGCCCGGAGCGCGGCCTCGTCACTGGAGAAGGACCTCGCCACCTTTCGACGCCTGTACCCCGAGCTCCAGCCCGCCACCATCACCTACGCCATCGGCGCGATGCGGACAGGGGGGACGACCCTGGGCCGACAGGTGCTCATCGGCGCGGAGATCGCGCTGACGGACGAGACGGTGGACGTGTCCGAATTCCCCGAGCCGATGCGCACCCGCCTGGGCGCCTTCTTCGCGACACGCCCCCGCGAGAACAACGGCCAGAACAACATCCACGAGTACGTCCACACCCAGCAGCGCGACATGGCGGACGTGCTCGCCTCGCGGGTCGCCTACGAGGGCGTGGCGGAGTTCGTCGCCGAGCAGGTCACCGGCAAGCGGCCCGCGCTGGAGATGTACCGCTACGGCCCCGCGCACGCCGACGCCATCCGGGCGCACTTCGTGGCGCAGATGGACGGCGACTCCCTGAAGGACTGGCTCTACAACGCGCCCACCAACACCTTCGGCGTGTCGGACGTCGGCTACTACGTGGGTTACGAAATCGCCCGGCGCTACCACGAGCAGGCCCCCGACAAGCGCGTGGCCCTCCGGGAGATGATTCAGCTCGACTACTCCGACGTCGCCGCCGTGAAGGCCTTCATCCAGCAATCCGGCTACCTGAAGTGACACTTCGAGCGGGGCACGCGTCGAGTCGCGCGTGCCCCGTCCGGAGTCAGGCCCGGGACGCGGCTCACTCCTTGCGCGTCGCCACCTTCGGAGTGGTCTCTTCACGCAGCACCTGGAGGGCGCGCTCCAGCAACTCGTCCCGGCCCGCCTGGCGGCCCGCGAGGGTGGGCCGCACCTTCACGTGGGGCTCCAGCCCCTTCTTCTGGAGCTGGCGCCCGTCGCCGTGAAGCACGGCCTGCCCGGTGAAGGTGAAGACGACTCCGCCCGGCAGCAGCGCCCGGGTGATGTCCCCATTGGTCCCCGAGGTGGGGCTGCCCACGAAGACGGTGTCCGTGGTGGCCTCCAGCATGAGCCCGTGTGCTCGGCCTGGCTGATGGCGCGCGCCGGCCTGGGCAGGCGTGTGCCCCAAGGGGGCTCAAGCGGCCTGTCCACCGGCCGGGAGCATCGCTCGGGCGGCCCCGTCAGCGGCCCTCCTCGGCCCCTCTGCACCCTCCCTCCCCCTCAACAGGGCCCCCATTCCTCTTATGCGCGGGCAAGGGCGCCGTGGTGCACCGCTTCACGGACGGCAACCTGAACCTCATCGGCAACCACATGATGGACACGATGTACCTGAAGCACCGCGTGCCCTTCGAGCAGGCGCGCGCCGGGCAGTTCTGACCGGCGCCGCGCGCGGGTGACGTTCCTCGAGGGCTCGTGCACACGCACGGGCCCTTCGTCGTTTCAGGCGACGGTCCATCCTCGGACGTCGTGGCGAAGAAAGACCTTCGAGGGCTCCGCCTCGACGACGCGGGTGGCCATGGCCCTCAGCCGGAGCTTGTCCCGCTTGCTCAGGTCCCTCCAGGGCAAGAACAGGTGCGAGTTCCGCGAGCGCCAGAGCACCACGCCCCTCCAGCCACCCTTCATCGCCTGGTCGTGAAGGAAGGAATCGAGCTTCTGGGTGAGCGTCACGGGCTTCAGCTCGGGGCTGAGCAGGAAGTCGAGCACGGCAACCTGTCTGGATTCGACGGCCCTCACGATGGCGCTCGCGACGTGCTCGTTCACACGCTGCCGCTCGTGCCAAGCGGCAGCGCAGCTCCTCCTCGGCGGACCAGCGCAGCCGTGGGCCGGACGCGGCGGACTTCTTCTCCGTGGCCAATGGACGGCTCGGCACAGGAGCCAGCGAACGCGAGCGCATCCTCGGGCCGTCTTCCTTGCCCTGAAGGTCCCCCCCCTCGGAGCCACTACGGCGCGCGGGCAAGAACTGAGAGGCGGGGCAGGGGGCCGTGCTGAGGACTCGGCCAAGAGGTTCTGAGAGTCGTCTCGGGGAGTCTGCGCCGCGCGACGAAATCGCGAGTACCCGGTAAATACCTGCCGCGTTTTTCTCTCTCGGTTAACAGCCGCATGGGGCTGGACCGTCGTCGAAGGGCTCCGGGCGGCCCTGGAGACAGGGAAACGGAGCAACCCTGGAAGGTACGACATCGAAAGCCAGGGATTGTCAGAATCGGTCGCCTGCGGTGGTTAACAAAACCGTTAACCACTCTCGGCCTCTCTCTCCCCAAAATGGGTGAAAGAGCGCTCCAGAGAGCCCAGTTGGCGGCGGAGAAGAGGGGACATCTCGCTCTGCGGGGTAGCGAGCCGAGAGAGCCCTCTTCAGCACCGCGAGGAGAAATCCCTTGTGATTCAGGGGCTTAAGCACGAAGGCCCCGCGATGTTCATCGCGAGGCCCGTGTTAAACAAAAAGGCCCTACCAGTTGGTAGGGCCTTTCAAGAAGCTCCCCGAATGAAGCCCTAGGCGAACTCGTTCTCGGCGTTTCTCTGAGAGGACTCAAACTCTCTGAGGGCCGAAAAACCGAGTGATATCCAGCGGTTTCAAAGAAGAGGCCCGGGGCCCCCTTCAATCGGGGACCGATTGAATGTCCGCAAACTACTACATGGTGGGGGCCCCTCCCGTCCATGGTTCTGCGCCTCTCGGCGCCCGCTTCACAGAGAACGCGTGGACACGGTGGGCTCGCGAGCGAAGCATGGGGTGGGTGAAGGTCGCACGGTCTCGATGCGCGGAACCTGGGATAGGCGAGGCCCCGGCCGGGGCCTCCTGTGGCCCTCATCGAAGCCCGTCCGGCCGGCGTCCATAGCAGGCGCAGGCAGGCCTCCTCAGTCGGTGTCGAGCCAATCCGCGAGCAGCAGCCTCTTGGTACGCCTCGCTGCCGCTCCCCGGTGCCCTGGCTCTCCATTCACCGCTACAGGCACCCGGTGGCCCCTCGCTTGCGCCTTAACGAGTTCGTAACGCGGTGGACGGTTTGCGGGTAGGTGCAGGGGCCCCAGGCCTTTGGCCTACCTTTGATTACCTTTTGTGCCCCTGGTGGGGAGGGCATGTCAGACCGCCCCGCTAGGTTGCTCAGCGCTTGTACGTACTTCAAGGGAGCTGAAGATGGGTGCGTTGACTGATGCTGCATCGGGAGGGGGACGGGGGCTCGGAGGTCTGCCTCGCCAGCAGGTGGCCGCGCGGGTCGCGAAGTCCAGAGAGGCGCTTCTCGCCGTCATGGGCCATCTGGGCCACCAGCATGTTCCCGATTACGAGCGGGAGCCTTTGGCCACTTTGGAGAAGCAGGTGCGCCTGGTGGCGCGCTGCTTCGTCGATACGTGGTCGAAGACGGAGAAGCCGCATCTCATCGACGTCGTCGCGATGGCCGTGCTGGAGTGCGGGAAACTGGATGCGTCACTGGTCCACCGCATTTTTGGAGGCTTCTCTCTGGAGTGCGACTTGACGGCTCCTGTGGACGCACAGCTCAGGAAAGAAGGGCTTCAAGTCGCCCGCGAGGTCGTGGTTCGCGGTAGCCGTGCAGACCTCGTGGGATATGGCAGGGGGGTCTTCGAGCGTTGCCTGATTGCCGTCGAACTGAAGAACGCGCCAGAGGAATGCGAGCGCCTCGCAGGGCAGGTGGCCGACTATCGGCGCGCAGCAGATTCCGTTCGTGTGATCATGTCTCCCGAGTGCCTCGCACGCACATCTCTCGCCCGCGGGGAGCTGGCAGCGCCTGTTGCCTTCGCTGAGTTCGTTGCGAAGATGGGAGCTGAACTCTGGACGCTAGACTCAACCACAGGCGAGATTGCGCGAATCAAGGGGGCCTCACCAGGGGCATACGTCTCTGCGGACTATGAGTCCCTCTGGAGGCGGCTGACCAGTGTTGAGCTGGCCGCATAGCGCGGGCAGCGTTCCAAAAAGCGTCAAGTGGTGTGGAGAGTCAGTATGGCAAAGTCGCGACGCGAAAAGATGGCTGAATTCGAACGGGCTGAAGCGAGGTGCTGGATTGAGTTTAAGGAGGCTCTAGCGGCTGCACGGACTGCAGTCGATGCACTTGTGCTAGTGTATAAGGCACCGCCGGAAAGCAGCCCTGGTCGCCGATTCTACTCGAACCTCGGATTCTTCATGCAGAGATTCACGATGCCATATGGAGCAACGCGTGAAGAGCGTCTGCTGTATGGAGAACTCATGCGGCGGATGGATGCATCGGGCAGCTTGAAGCCAAGCGTGCTGAATACGTTCGAGCGAGAGAATCCTGCTGACTAACTTTATGTCGACGCCGCAGCAATTCAACGACCCTGGGTGCGCCTTAGCGCAGGCAATGACGGCGGCTCGCTGCTGCTTCGATGCGCTCGTGGTGCCGCGACCTAACTGGGGACACTTAACTCCGCGTTTGCACCGGACTGCGGAAACTCAGAGCTACCTGTTGCACCGGAGTCGCTATGACCGAACGTTTCGAGTGTATCTGCGGTAGTCTTCGGAAGACGCTACCTGCCGCGAACATTGACGAGGTGTTGATCCGGTTCAGAGGATATATGAACATCTACGCGGATCGGCTAGGGGACGCGACCAGCATAACTATTCGCGGCCCGGTGCGAGTCGGACAAGCTGCGACCGAGCACGTCTTCGACAGAGTAACAGGCGAGTGGAAGGCGTCGATTGAACCCCGCACGAAGAGGCGCCGCTAGAACACGTGCGTGACAGGCTAGCCCCACCGACTATGTCAGTCTTGCAGGGGCGACGCCATGGACCCGCTCCCGCAGCTACTCCATTGATGCCCCAATGGATGCGAGGCAGTGAGCCATGGTGGTCTCTAGATGGGGAAGGCTCCGCCCAGTTAGCTACCCTGACGAGGAACTGCGAATGTTAACTGGTCACACGCTCAGGGCTAGGTCATAGACCAGTTGTGCAAGACTAGGAGTTGTTCGATGGACGTCGACCAAATGAGCCGACAGATTGAGGCAGAAGAGGCGCGTCTCCGGGAGTTGATGAAGGAGATGGAGGCGTTGGTGCCTGGCATTGTCGCAGCAGTTTCTACGGAGGTCGTGGAGTGGTCTGGGGTGGCGGCAAGGAATGCTGCCGAGGGGTACTTCACAAGCAACCCGAAGCGGCATGCAGAACTCGCGGCCAAGTTGCCAAAGTTGAAGCAGGCCGTTGATGCTACGTTGGGGCGACTGCCCTCGCTCGTCGAGCAAGAGTTGAATCGCCTTGGCTCATGGGCGCACACGAGCAAGGAGGCATTGAATGGCCTGCCGTGGACAGTGGCCGAGGAGACCTCTCGGACGTGGTGGACGGTCGCAAGGACAACGTATGGTTTTATTGCCCGCCCACTTGCCGAACACGGATTTGTAGGCGGCCGTGAACAGGGGGATCATGATTTATGGTCGCACGACAGCTCTTGTCCGGGGTACTTTACATTCGCTTACGGCGGTTCGTTGAAGGCGATGCCGGAAAGAGTTTGCATCGCATTGAAGCCGTATAAAGAGCGCTGGGCAGAGGCCCGAAAAAGGCAAGCTGCGATAGCGGTCCTTGAGGGAGAAAGAGCCAAGCTGGCCTTCAAGAACACATGGGGGAAGTGAGTCTGAATGGGCAGGGCCAGAAAGTGTCTGGCCTTGTGCACCGCTCTCTGTGGCGCTGGTAAAGTGGTCTCTATGCGCACATGACGTCGCGACGGAATCTGGGGGCACAAGGGGCGGGTGACGGCATCGGAGCTGTACCGCGTGCGGAGCGTCTCGAGCGCCTGCGTGCCTGGGACGCCTACGTCGAGGTGACGGAGGTAGATGGCGCCCGCCACGCCACCGTCCTGGCGGGCAAGAAGGTCCGATGTACGAGGGGCCACGCTCCAGTCCCTGGAGGGGCGCTTCAGCACCACCACCGCCCGGGCCGTCCGCGTGCCTCGCTCACTGGCATTGACGCACTGCTGAATGCGGCGGTGACGCGCCCACGACGCGGCGACCGAGTTTTGGGTAGGCACAGGAGTCCACGCTCAGGCTCGTCTCTTCGGTGTCGTCGGGCAGAGGCGGCGCGTTGCGCTCTTGCGAGCGCATATGCGGTGCGGTGACGAGCCACCTTCCAGTCGTACCGCGTACTTCCATCTGCGTCAGCACGCTCGTCTCGACTTGCGCGGCGGCCTGGGCCGTTCCCGCTTCTGAACCGGCTTCGACATCACAGCCAGGATCCATTACCCCAGCTCCCAGTATAATGACTTGCACCACGCTCGCCGGACGACTGTCTACTTTGAAGACTGCTTGGCGGAGGCGAGCACGCCGATTAGAGAGCGACTGAGCCTTCGCCTCTCGGCGAATTCGTCAATCTTGTCTCTCGCATAGGCTCCTGCCATTACACTCGCCGCAGCGACGGTGGACGTTGTGCCTGCGATAGAGCCTAGGATAGGCAAGTATGGAGCCGCCAGTGTAAGTATGCTGGCTCCTCCGCCCAAAATGAGTGTCTTCGCGTACTTCGGGAACCACTTCTCTTCAAGATCGCGAATCTCCTTTTGATGCGCAGCTACCAGCAAGGCAAGCCCGCGGGTGACCTCGCGAGCGATCTTCTCGACGTCCGAGACGGATGCAGAGTCAAGCTCTTTGGCAAGCTCGACCATGCGTTTTCTAAAGTCCTTGTTTGCCTCGTCTCGTCGGAGCTTTACCAGTGCATCAATCGGGACATTTCCGAGCCATGCCAGCGAGGAGTCTTGGAGTCCTCGGTAAACGCCAAGACTGCCCTTGGGTAAGACGCCTTTGCGCTCAAGTTCGTTAGCAGCGGCTGCGGAGACGCGTTCCATGTAGTGCCAATGGACCGGGAGGACAACCATGGGTTGCGCTGAAAGCAGTTCGGCGTTCTCCGATAGGTGGTATTGAGGGCCGACGCGCTCAAGTATTCCTAGAAGCGCAAGACGGCCGGGAGGCAATGATTTCATTGCCTCAATGGCGGGCTTAGGGCGCGTTCCAGTTACCTCGTCAATGTAGATTCTGCAGGCTTCGTATGCATCGATAGGGGCGGGTGGTGTGTGGCCGGGAGGGATAAATATTTGGCTTCGAGTAACTGCCGCCATGAACTCCGGTTCACGCCTGACTGCAAAATCGATCACCTCCTGCATGGACTGAAGGTCTATTCCGGACGCATCTCGTACGAGCTTTATGGCTAGTTCGTTTATTCCCTGTTGGGTTACAACATCGCGCTCCTCTAGGGAGCGTTCAAAACTTGGGAAGACAAAGACGGCAGGATAAGGGAGGTCAGCATCTACGAGTGGTTTTAGTGCTAGTAAGTGAAAGAGGGTGGAAGCAATGCGGCTAGGTAGGGCCACGTCCCTAGTGGCCGACTCTATTGAGAAATAGACAGGATCGGGAATTAGAATTGTGTCGGCGTAAAGCGCCATTTGACGCACGCCGCCTAGCTGGCTGCCAAGGAATTGAGACTGTCCGCCGAGCACGAGTTTTAGGCCCGCGATTCGCCCTGCTTCACCAAGGAGGCTGAACTTGTTTAGGTTGTAGAATGTGATGAGATTTTCAATGGCCCGATTAAATCCCTTGGCTAGCTTGGTGTAGTTTGACTGAAGTCTCTCCAGAATGTCTCGGTCCACTTGCGCGACGGATGAGTAGCGAGTGTGGCTCTTGCCTGTGATCGACGCGAAAAGGTCCTTGAATATTGCAAACAGTTCGCGTTGGGATTTGATGGCGTCGATCTTTCTGGCAGCCTCCCGGCCCTCGGCGCGTGCGGCGTAAGAGGCTCCAAGAGCCGTCGCTCGAAGAGTTGGCGAGACTGATTCCGGAATCACCAGTCCGTTGCCATCGCGTCGGATGCGCTGGAGGTCTCTTAAGATGTCGGCTTCATGATTTCCAAGATGGAGTTTGCCTTCTTGATGTAGGCGCTCAAGGTCGCCGATTCTTTGCGTCAGCATCAGGAGTTTGTCTTTTTCGCTCGGTGGCGCTTTCATGGGCCCAGAGCATAGAGTCCACTGAGTTTTTCCGGAAGCCGGAGAGCTTTGGTCGACCTGAGCGCAGCCAAATGAGGTGGAACCGTCATGTGCCGCACCAAGTTAGTTCGGCGCATGTTGGTCGAGAGCATGCCGGCTATTTCGTCTTCAGCAGGTCCCGCCGCGCCCGACTCGGTCTTCCGCCGACGCCTAACCCCCCTTGGGGGTATTGCCCCTCTCTCGCTCCCAACGCCTACTGCTGTCGGAGGTGGCCCCCATGCGGATGCGGCTGACGCGGGATGTGGAGCGGGAGGCCGACGGCCGGCAGGAGCTGTCGGTGGATGTCTTCGTCCACGAGCGGCGGGGCGGTGTCGCCGAACTCCAGCCCGCGGGCGCTGAGTGGCGCGTGCGGTGGCTGCATGGGACGGCAGCCCTCGACCGCCAGGGCAGTGGCACGGCCACGGTGCGGGTGACAGCGCTGGGGCTGTACCGAGTGCGGAGCGTCGCGAGTGCCCGGCGTGCCCGGGACGCCTATGTCAAGGTGACGGAAGAGGATGGTGCCCTCGACGCTACCGTCCTCGGGGTGGATTAGCAGGTGCCACGCACGACAGGGCCCGTGCTCCAGGTCCAGGAAGAGCGCTTCGGCATCACCTAGGCCCGGGCCGCACCGCGGCCCAGTGCTGTGACGGGGCTGACGCGCGCGTGATGCAGCGACCGAGTTCTGGATAGCCACAGGCGAGGCCGCTTGATGAGCCGTCCTCATCGCCCAGCGTGTGAGAACACGAAAACCGATTCGAGATTCAAATCGGGTGTCCGGAACCAGAGAAGGCCTTTGGAGGGGCCGTTGTTATCTGCTGATGGGCAGAACCCAACCTTTGCGATGACGTGGTCTTTCTCGCTCAGGACCGTATGGAGATGTACTTCCGCAGAGCTTTTGAGCGATTCTGAATGATACGCAACGAGATACCCATCGCCATCATCTTGGAGCTTCATTCGTCTCACTTCTCGAAACGAGAAGGTGCGAAACTCTTCACTCTTCTTCCTAAAGTCTTCGAAGAAGAGCCGTGCAGCATCTTCCGATAGGAATACATGGAGAACCGGTGGCGATTTAGCATCGATCACCCAGGGAACGAAGGGCACGGTAAGAAAAACGGTCGCCTGCTCTTCTTCTGGAATTCGCCCCGGTTGCGTTTCCGGGAGTTCCCATGCGTTGAGGAGGTCCTCAAGAGCTGCCAAGGCTCCTGATTCGATTGCGTGAACCAACGCGTCGAGCCATCTCCTCTCACGATATGTCCACTTGTCAGGCCGCGCGCCTTGTCTTAGCGGGCCAAGGTCCGGCACCAGCATGATGTTGTGGAAGGGGTTGTTTGCTTGCGGCGTGTTGTCGCTGCGGTCGAAATACCCGAAGGAATGTTCGTGCCAGCCGCGATGCGTCATGCAGTTGCGGTAGTGGTTGAGAGTCTCGAACCAGTCCTTGTGCCGACGAAGTGCGCGGATATCATCAGTACGATATTTCGTCGGCAGCGAAGCCGATGGTGCGCAGATCGCCCTAGCCGCCTTCCAGTCTTCGGCATCAGCAACACTTGCTCCAGCGCGACGGGCAGCTACGTAAACGATGATGTCCACGGCTGTACGCAT
Proteins encoded in this window:
- a CDS encoding S41 family peptidase: MLEATTDTVFVGSPTSGTNGDITRALLPGGVVFTFTGQAVLHGDGRQLQKKGLEPHVKVRPTLAGRQAGRDELLERALQVLREETTPKVATRKE